One window of Sulfurospirillum sp. 1612 genomic DNA carries:
- a CDS encoding HDOD domain-containing protein encodes MDSGILKKIKALPPLDDTVIMIQNICSDTNSSMQDLVKVVQRDPMLTANILKSANSPLYGFSKEINSISHAVSLFGMATIRGFALSSAIKDNIKINLSPYCISKEKFLEISTMQSVLMFKWYNRVDRKMLDVLQPASFMVEVGKLIIAHELIEQNESEGFKNKIQAHSDLQSLSQVEEELTNFTNEEVTAKIFEKWNLETELIEAIEFSNNPNLAHEHIQAYAKALHVVKTSVNIFGILEEAQVAESLKLLESYQLEADPFVNAIETLKI; translated from the coding sequence ATGGATAGTGGAATACTCAAAAAAATAAAAGCGTTGCCACCCCTTGATGACACCGTAATCATGATACAAAACATCTGCTCGGATACTAACAGTTCAATGCAAGATTTAGTTAAAGTGGTGCAAAGAGACCCGATGCTCACTGCTAATATACTCAAATCCGCCAATTCACCTTTATACGGTTTTAGCAAAGAAATCAATAGTATTTCACATGCTGTCTCACTTTTTGGTATGGCGACGATTCGAGGTTTTGCACTCTCAAGTGCCATCAAAGACAATATCAAAATCAATCTCAGCCCCTATTGTATTAGTAAAGAGAAATTTTTAGAGATTAGCACGATGCAGAGTGTTTTGATGTTTAAGTGGTATAATCGAGTAGATCGAAAAATGCTTGATGTATTGCAACCTGCCTCTTTTATGGTTGAAGTCGGCAAGCTCATCATCGCACATGAACTGATAGAGCAAAATGAAAGCGAAGGCTTCAAAAACAAAATACAAGCGCACTCTGATTTGCAAAGTTTGTCTCAAGTCGAAGAAGAGTTGACAAATTTCACCAATGAAGAAGTAACCGCAAAAATTTTTGAAAAATGGAATTTAGAAACCGAACTCATTGAAGCGATAGAGTTTTCTAATAATCCAAACTTAGCACACGAACATATACAAGCGTATGCAAAAGCCTTACACGTTGTCAAAACATCTGTGAATATTTTCGGTATTTTAGAGGAAGCACAAGTCGCAGAATCTTTAAAACTGTTAGAATCCTACCAATTAGAAGCTGATCCATTTGTCAATGCCATCGAGACGTTAAAAATTTGA
- a CDS encoding GGDEF domain-containing response regulator yields MSAYLQQLSVLYVEDEADIREGYCRTLKRHFKETYSASNGFEGLALYKQYWPDIVITDIRMPECSGIEMSKEILSLRPEQIIVFTTAHSESEYTLEALELRISAYILKPVEKNKLIEKLSKLAENLIQQRETRQHQETIQNMLNNPSNLLILTDLTQVTFASPGFFDLFGVKDKEAFHDRFRTFLDIFDSSEIPSHLSIKEDFLNHTLLDKDPDKIVAILTQEGMRNYHIKVTQVGKAQTWYLVTMWDVTNIYHEKIDAEHKANHDELTQVFSRVRFNEFYHQEFLRALRYKRALSLAVLDIDHFKAINDTFGHLVGDEVLKTLANFCQKNIRNTDFLSRWGGEEFVLILSETPIEDAFVVCEKLRIGLMELQFTKNIPVTISIGLSQLQPGDSKESLLRRADNALFKAKQLGRNQVNINA; encoded by the coding sequence TTGTCTGCTTATTTACAACAATTATCAGTGCTTTATGTTGAGGATGAAGCGGATATAAGAGAGGGTTATTGCCGTACTCTTAAGCGACATTTTAAAGAGACATACAGTGCCTCCAATGGCTTTGAAGGCTTGGCCTTGTATAAACAATATTGGCCCGATATTGTGATTACTGATATTCGAATGCCTGAATGTAGCGGTATTGAAATGTCCAAAGAAATTCTCTCCCTTCGTCCTGAGCAAATTATCGTCTTTACGACGGCACACAGTGAGTCTGAATACACACTAGAGGCTCTTGAATTGCGGATTAGTGCTTATATACTAAAACCTGTGGAGAAGAATAAACTCATAGAAAAACTTTCCAAACTCGCTGAGAATTTAATCCAGCAAAGAGAAACACGCCAACATCAAGAGACAATCCAAAACATGCTCAATAATCCGTCAAATCTTCTCATTCTCACAGATTTAACGCAAGTGACTTTTGCATCTCCTGGGTTTTTTGACCTCTTCGGAGTCAAGGATAAAGAGGCTTTTCATGATCGATTTAGAACCTTTTTGGATATTTTTGACAGCAGTGAGATACCGAGTCATCTGAGTATCAAAGAAGATTTTTTAAATCATACGCTTTTGGATAAAGACCCTGATAAAATTGTCGCCATACTAACACAAGAGGGAATGCGAAACTACCATATCAAAGTGACTCAAGTGGGCAAAGCACAAACATGGTACCTTGTTACGATGTGGGATGTTACCAATATTTATCATGAAAAGATAGACGCTGAACACAAAGCCAATCATGATGAACTCACTCAAGTCTTTAGTCGGGTACGATTCAATGAATTTTATCATCAAGAGTTTTTACGAGCGCTAAGATACAAACGAGCACTCAGTTTGGCTGTTTTAGATATTGATCATTTTAAAGCGATTAATGACACTTTTGGACATCTAGTCGGGGATGAAGTCCTCAAAACGCTTGCCAATTTTTGTCAAAAGAATATTCGTAATACGGACTTTTTATCCCGATGGGGAGGAGAGGAATTTGTACTAATTTTAAGTGAGACACCGATTGAAGATGCCTTTGTTGTCTGTGAAAAGTTGAGAATTGGTTTGATGGAACTTCAATTTACGAAAAATATTCCGGTGACTATTAGTATCGGCTTGAGCCAATTACAACCGGGAGATTCAAAAGAGAGTTTATTGCGTAGAGCTGATAATGCTTTGTTTAAAGCCAAACAATTAGGTAGAAATCAAGTGAACATCAATGCGTAA
- the fliW gene encoding flagellar assembly protein FliW, whose protein sequence is MTFDIISPILGFEGLKTVNLEKIDDFFMKLKSPDNTTEFTLINPFMLRSYDFEVPAYFKKLLELDENTNISIFNIMITTSPIEDSTVNFIAPLIFNHDRKIMAQVLLDASKHQDFGIIESISSYI, encoded by the coding sequence ATGACATTTGACATCATATCACCAATTTTAGGCTTTGAGGGACTAAAAACTGTCAATTTAGAAAAAATTGATGACTTTTTTATGAAATTAAAAAGCCCTGACAATACGACAGAGTTTACACTCATCAACCCTTTTATGTTAAGAAGTTATGATTTTGAAGTACCGGCATACTTTAAAAAATTATTGGAGCTAGATGAAAACACTAATATCTCTATTTTTAATATCATGATAACGACCTCGCCTATTGAGGATTCCACGGTCAATTTTATTGCCCCTTTGATTTTTAATCATGATCGAAAGATTATGGCACAAGTCCTACTTGATGCGAGCAAACATCAGGATTTTGGTATTATAGAAAGCATTTCTAGCTATATTTAG
- the lon gene encoding endopeptidase La gives MHLDDYLQFPSTLPILVEDNLFLYPFMISPIFLSDEDNIEAVNLSLKNNTPIIVCPALPEEEGGRDFGSIYKAGVIGSIMRKVELPDGRVKVLFQGMQKGKIVEEIGTKPLQGVVDLIKTHESNSQTSEAGLVILKEKVHALAKVSNYFPPDFLKTINDNNEVHRVCDLIASSMRLKKSQAYELFIIEDDETKLLKLMEFLAEEIEASKLQKEIKTKTHSQIDKINKEYFLKEQLKQIQKELGTDNQRDEEIAEYRRKLEIKKKYMEEDAYKEISKQIDKLSRMHPDSSDASMIQSYLDWVIEIPFEKLASKKLDILDVRAQLDKDHYSLKKPKDRIEEYFAVRELLDRRGIKDKKAKGAILCFAGPPGVGKTSLANSIARALKRELVRIALGGLEDVNELRGHRRTYIGAMPGRVVQGIIEAKEMNPVVVLDEIDKVARSYRGDPTAVLLEILDPEQNNKFRDYYLNFNIDLSKVIFIATANDVSSIPTPLRDRMEFIFLNSYTPQEKYQIAKKYLLPQELKKHGLKNSEVFISKSTLEKIIENYTRESGVRNLRRRLAEILRKCAKQLLIDPEIKKISITNKNIEEYLEKTIFEIEEKEKVDLIGQVNGLAWTSVGGDVLRIEAIKIQGKGTLQLTGSLGDVMKESARIAQSVVKVLIDNNKLAIPLSIIPKPPVDKEGKSAKITPSDVYRRFDLHIHVPEGATPKDGPSAGITMATAIASILSEKKVRSDVAMTGELTLSGKVLPIGGLKEKLIAAYKAKIKTVLIPKKNYDRDLEDIPEEVKSKMEFIAVSRIEEVLKQALI, from the coding sequence ATGCATTTAGATGATTATCTACAATTTCCTTCAACCTTACCGATTTTAGTTGAAGACAACTTATTTTTATATCCGTTTATGATTTCTCCGATTTTTTTATCTGATGAAGATAATATTGAGGCAGTAAATCTCTCATTAAAAAATAATACCCCAATCATAGTCTGCCCTGCCTTACCCGAAGAAGAGGGTGGCAGAGATTTTGGCAGTATTTACAAAGCCGGGGTCATTGGCTCTATCATGAGAAAAGTAGAATTACCAGATGGTCGCGTTAAAGTGCTCTTCCAAGGCATGCAAAAAGGAAAAATTGTCGAGGAAATAGGAACAAAACCGTTGCAAGGGGTGGTGGATTTGATAAAAACACACGAATCCAACTCACAAACCAGCGAAGCGGGATTGGTGATTTTGAAAGAAAAAGTCCATGCTTTAGCCAAAGTGAGTAACTATTTTCCCCCGGATTTTTTGAAAACAATCAATGACAACAATGAAGTACATCGTGTTTGTGATTTGATTGCGAGTAGTATGCGCCTCAAAAAATCTCAAGCTTACGAACTTTTTATCATCGAAGATGATGAAACCAAACTGCTCAAATTGATGGAATTTTTGGCTGAAGAAATCGAAGCGAGTAAATTGCAAAAAGAGATCAAGACCAAAACACATTCTCAAATTGACAAGATTAACAAAGAGTACTTTTTAAAAGAACAACTCAAGCAGATTCAAAAAGAGTTAGGTACAGACAATCAGCGAGACGAAGAGATTGCGGAGTATCGAAGAAAGCTGGAAATCAAGAAAAAATATATGGAAGAGGATGCTTATAAAGAGATTTCCAAACAGATTGACAAACTCTCACGCATGCACCCAGACTCCAGTGATGCGAGTATGATACAAAGCTATTTAGATTGGGTTATTGAGATACCATTTGAAAAATTGGCTTCCAAAAAATTGGATATTTTAGATGTCAGAGCACAACTTGACAAGGATCATTATTCACTGAAAAAACCAAAAGATAGAATTGAGGAGTATTTCGCCGTTCGGGAGCTCTTGGATCGACGTGGCATCAAAGACAAAAAAGCAAAAGGGGCAATACTCTGTTTTGCAGGACCTCCAGGTGTTGGTAAAACATCATTGGCAAACTCTATTGCGAGGGCATTAAAGCGTGAACTTGTCAGGATTGCATTAGGTGGGTTGGAAGATGTCAATGAATTAAGAGGTCATAGACGTACCTATATTGGTGCGATGCCAGGACGCGTTGTCCAAGGGATTATTGAAGCAAAAGAGATGAATCCAGTCGTCGTATTAGATGAAATCGACAAAGTGGCACGAAGTTATCGTGGAGACCCGACAGCGGTGTTGTTGGAGATACTAGATCCTGAGCAAAACAATAAATTTAGAGATTATTATCTGAATTTCAATATTGATTTGAGCAAGGTGATTTTCATCGCTACGGCTAATGATGTCTCTTCTATTCCTACGCCGTTACGAGATCGTATGGAATTTATCTTTTTGAATTCTTACACGCCACAAGAAAAATATCAAATAGCCAAAAAATATTTACTTCCTCAAGAGCTCAAAAAACATGGCCTCAAAAATAGTGAAGTTTTTATCTCAAAGTCTACGTTGGAAAAGATTATAGAAAACTACACCCGAGAATCTGGTGTGCGAAACTTGAGAAGAAGATTGGCTGAGATATTGAGAAAATGTGCCAAACAACTTTTGATTGACCCTGAAATAAAGAAAATCAGTATTACCAATAAAAATATCGAAGAGTATCTTGAAAAAACGATATTTGAAATTGAGGAAAAAGAGAAAGTAGATCTCATCGGTCAAGTCAATGGCCTCGCATGGACGAGTGTGGGGGGTGATGTTTTGCGTATCGAAGCCATCAAGATTCAAGGAAAAGGTACTTTGCAACTCACGGGTTCATTGGGTGATGTCATGAAAGAATCCGCACGGATTGCTCAGAGTGTGGTAAAAGTGCTGATAGATAATAACAAACTCGCGATTCCACTCTCCATCATACCAAAACCTCCAGTGGACAAAGAGGGTAAGAGCGCGAAAATTACACCAAGTGATGTGTATCGACGCTTTGATTTGCATATTCATGTGCCAGAAGGAGCCACGCCAAAAGATGGTCCAAGTGCCGGTATTACCATGGCGACGGCGATTGCATCAATACTCTCAGAGAAAAAAGTACGCAGTGATGTCGCGATGACGGGTGAATTGACATTGAGTGGAAAAGTATTGCCGATTGGTGGGCTCAAAGAAAAGCTTATAGCTGCGTATAAAGCAAAGATAAAAACAGTTTTGATTCCAAAGAAAAACTATGATAGGGATTTGGAAGATATACCAGAAGAGGTAAAATCAAAGATGGAATTTATCGCGGTCTCTAGGATTGAAGAAGTATTAAAACAAGCGCTTATCTAA
- the rpsF gene encoding 30S ribosomal protein S6, with protein sequence MRHYELLTVLKPTLTEEELQAKINFVREVLEKNGAQIAALQDMKVRRLAYPIEKHDRGYYSVFYFTAPTTAIIEVERIIRITEEFIRFMSVKYENQKELAYWNKQVAKFTPKAVEEPAAEPATEAPVATPEQETVKETVED encoded by the coding sequence ATGCGACATTATGAGTTGCTAACCGTACTGAAACCGACTCTTACAGAAGAGGAACTTCAGGCAAAGATTAACTTCGTTAGAGAAGTTTTAGAAAAAAATGGTGCCCAAATTGCGGCATTACAAGATATGAAAGTAAGAAGATTAGCATATCCTATCGAAAAACACGATAGAGGATACTACAGTGTATTTTACTTCACAGCTCCTACTACAGCCATTATAGAAGTAGAGAGAATTATTCGTATTACAGAAGAATTCATCCGATTTATGAGTGTTAAATATGAAAACCAAAAAGAGCTTGCTTATTGGAATAAACAAGTTGCAAAGTTTACACCAAAAGCAGTTGAAGAACCAGCAGCTGAACCAGCAACAGAAGCGCCTGTCGCAACACCAGAGCAAGAAACAGTGAAAGAAACCGTAGAAGACTAA
- a CDS encoding single-stranded DNA-binding protein yields MFNKVILVGNLTRDPELRYMPSGGAVCTTGIATNRKFKKQDGTPGEEVCFIDITFFGRTAEVANQYLNRGKKILVEGRLKLDQWTDQNGGKRSKHSVVVDNMQMLDSRGSNESGDYKPEQSHYKDEQKSYRQPAAQVHNGNETPVIDIDEDEIPF; encoded by the coding sequence ATGTTTAACAAAGTCATATTAGTAGGAAACTTGACACGAGATCCAGAGCTTCGTTATATGCCAAGCGGTGGCGCTGTGTGCACCACGGGTATCGCGACTAATAGAAAGTTCAAAAAACAAGACGGAACACCAGGTGAAGAAGTCTGTTTTATCGATATCACTTTTTTTGGTAGAACCGCAGAGGTAGCAAACCAATATTTAAATCGTGGCAAAAAAATCCTCGTCGAAGGAAGATTAAAGCTCGATCAGTGGACCGATCAAAATGGTGGAAAAAGAAGCAAGCACTCTGTCGTCGTTGACAATATGCAAATGTTAGACTCAAGAGGCTCCAATGAGAGTGGCGATTATAAGCCAGAACAGTCACACTACAAAGATGAGCAAAAAAGTTATAGACAACCGGCTGCTCAAGTACACAACGGCAACGAGACACCTGTCATCGACATTGATGAAGATGAAATACCGTTCTAA
- a CDS encoding outer membrane protein assembly factor BamD, translating to MKMYKILLLVTLIVFVTGCSTKEKVAIYNKPALYWYNSIIKEVKNQDLEKADDYFTSLSSEHVESPLLPTSMLMLAHAHMQEEEYILANFYLDEYIKRFGNAKNTEYARFLKMKANFDSFLQPGRNQQLLLDTIQSTKAFVKRYPNSKFRPMVDTMLVKLELANFQLTEETASLYGRLDKPKAKKIYDEKIQKSPLKDAKMIKPHVSWFRSLFE from the coding sequence ATGAAGATGTATAAAATTTTACTATTGGTGACGTTGATTGTGTTCGTGACAGGGTGCTCTACAAAAGAAAAAGTTGCTATTTATAACAAGCCTGCACTCTATTGGTACAATTCCATCATCAAAGAAGTAAAAAATCAAGATTTGGAAAAAGCAGATGATTACTTTACATCGTTGTCAAGTGAGCATGTTGAATCCCCTTTGTTACCGACAAGTATGTTGATGCTAGCCCATGCGCACATGCAAGAAGAAGAGTACATCCTCGCGAACTTCTATCTTGATGAGTACATCAAGAGATTTGGTAATGCTAAAAACACAGAATATGCCAGATTTTTGAAAATGAAAGCTAATTTTGACTCTTTTTTGCAACCGGGTAGAAATCAACAATTGTTGCTCGATACCATTCAAAGTACCAAAGCATTTGTCAAGCGCTATCCAAATTCAAAGTTTCGACCAATGGTAGATACGATGTTGGTAAAATTGGAATTGGCAAATTTTCAATTGACAGAGGAAACGGCCAGTTTATATGGACGTCTTGACAAACCCAAAGCAAAAAAAATCTACGACGAAAAAATCCAAAAGTCACCTTTAAAGGATGCAAAGATGATTAAGCCGCACGTTTCTTGGTTTCGATCACTCTTTGAATAA
- a CDS encoding ribonuclease R family protein produces MKDFILKLNDGIPRSEVTQEFQPMINNLIKAKAIDEHKNTYFLNRKFKLGTVDIVTSGIRFLNVAGESGRDLLIETRDLNGAAKSDFVLARQLHSKNRSRIKAKVVLIIERAHNTSIIYTKTQNNRIVGINISTALPCDITASQKSLKLLPEHTVLKIDNATNNIIEVLGSMDDPSVDEKIALGLYEKEEFFSKESEEEALSHGTYVDKTLYPNRVDLTHLPFCTIDPIDAKDFDDAIYFDHENFILYVAIADVSEYVFEMGHIDKEAKKRGFSIYFPHKSIPMLPRALSENICSLKPNVDRLAYTFKITLDRKTLNPIKEELFDGVINSKKRYHYDQIDLILQNQYPNLDAMDHKIRTFLMPLHEVTQKLKNKRLQEGFDFASSEIRMELDTEQNLIATREEVETPSHQLIEDCMLLANKAASKKISYGIFRTHDDPSYDKLQTMLDDLAMIGISVDFSTDIPKMIKEIQDKASLLDIRTEVDKLIIRSQKKAKYEPENRGHFGLGFKSYTHFTSPIRRYSDLILHRLLKATMHHESKRFNYLLQDITTTCEKISELERQSAKVAWDYMDRKFARWAAEHIGETYQAVVTSAERTPIAKLDDEIKGARLFLLDYNVQLFQKIRISITEVDIPSARIFAKVVQTDV; encoded by the coding sequence TTGAAAGACTTTATTCTCAAACTAAACGACGGTATCCCAAGATCTGAGGTCACACAAGAGTTTCAGCCCATGATCAATAACTTGATTAAAGCAAAAGCGATTGATGAGCACAAAAACACATATTTTCTCAATCGAAAATTCAAACTCGGTACGGTAGATATCGTCACAAGTGGCATTAGATTTTTAAATGTAGCAGGAGAAAGTGGCAGAGATTTATTGATTGAAACTCGCGATCTCAACGGTGCTGCTAAAAGTGATTTTGTCCTCGCAAGACAACTTCACTCCAAAAATCGTTCCCGTATCAAAGCCAAAGTGGTCTTGATTATAGAGCGCGCGCACAATACAAGTATTATCTATACCAAAACACAAAACAACAGAATCGTCGGTATCAACATCAGCACTGCTTTGCCATGCGATATCACCGCCTCCCAAAAATCACTCAAATTGTTACCTGAACATACTGTCTTAAAAATCGATAATGCCACCAACAATATCATCGAAGTTCTCGGCTCGATGGATGACCCGAGTGTCGATGAAAAAATAGCATTAGGATTATATGAAAAAGAAGAATTTTTCTCAAAAGAGAGTGAAGAGGAAGCTTTGAGTCATGGTACTTATGTCGATAAAACACTCTATCCCAATCGTGTGGATTTGACACATCTGCCGTTTTGCACCATCGACCCTATCGATGCAAAAGATTTTGATGATGCCATCTACTTTGATCATGAAAACTTTATATTATACGTCGCCATTGCGGATGTGAGTGAGTATGTCTTTGAGATGGGACACATCGATAAAGAGGCTAAAAAACGTGGCTTTTCTATCTATTTTCCTCACAAATCTATCCCGATGTTACCCAGGGCACTTAGTGAAAATATCTGTTCTTTAAAACCCAATGTCGATCGGCTTGCCTATACTTTTAAAATTACGCTAGATAGAAAAACTCTCAACCCAATCAAAGAGGAACTTTTTGATGGGGTTATTAATTCTAAAAAACGCTATCATTATGACCAAATCGATCTTATTTTGCAAAACCAATACCCCAATCTCGATGCGATGGATCACAAAATACGCACATTTTTGATGCCACTACATGAGGTCACACAAAAACTCAAGAACAAACGTCTTCAAGAGGGATTTGATTTTGCATCGAGTGAAATAAGAATGGAATTAGATACCGAGCAAAACCTAATCGCTACCCGTGAAGAGGTTGAAACTCCTTCACATCAATTGATAGAAGACTGTATGCTCTTAGCCAACAAAGCAGCCTCCAAGAAAATTTCTTACGGGATTTTTAGAACCCATGATGACCCCTCATACGATAAATTACAAACGATGTTAGATGATTTGGCGATGATTGGTATCTCCGTGGATTTTTCAACAGACATTCCCAAGATGATTAAAGAGATTCAAGACAAAGCCTCACTCTTAGATATTAGGACCGAAGTAGACAAGCTCATCATACGCTCTCAAAAAAAAGCCAAATACGAGCCAGAAAACCGTGGACATTTTGGTCTAGGATTTAAATCTTACACCCATTTTACATCACCCATCAGACGCTACAGCGACTTGATTTTGCACCGTCTTTTGAAAGCAACCATGCATCATGAGAGTAAACGTTTTAATTATTTGCTCCAAGATATCACCACCACATGTGAAAAAATCAGTGAGTTAGAACGCCAAAGTGCTAAAGTGGCGTGGGATTATATGGATCGTAAATTTGCCAGATGGGCAGCAGAACATATTGGTGAAACCTATCAGGCTGTCGTCACGAGTGCTGAGCGCACTCCGATTGCAAAATTAGATGATGAAATCAAAGGGGCACGACTGTTTTTATTGGATTATAATGTGCAACTCTTTCAAAAGATACGTATCAGTATCACAGAGGTGGATATTCCCTCCGCTAGAATTTTCGCAAAGGTAGTCCAAACCGATGTATAA
- the rpsR gene encoding 30S ribosomal protein S18, translating to MAEKRKYARKYCTYCEAKIEFMDYKDTKLFKHSLSERYKIMPRRLTGNCKRHQEMVELAIKRARAAALIPYVVNTKKVVATPFDLLNQ from the coding sequence ATGGCAGAAAAAAGAAAATACGCAAGAAAATATTGTACTTATTGCGAAGCAAAAATAGAATTCATGGACTACAAAGATACAAAATTATTTAAACACTCTCTATCTGAGCGATACAAAATAATGCCACGTAGATTAACAGGAAACTGCAAAAGACATCAAGAAATGGTAGAACTTGCAATCAAAAGAGCACGTGCTGCTGCATTGATTCCATACGTTGTAAATACCAAAAAAGTAGTTGCTACTCCGTTTGATTTACTCAATCAATAA
- the holA gene encoding DNA polymerase III subunit delta produces MYKREFENLLHQNTLPKSILFYGSCLYQNNLFMSKMLSKLDVRPEEKLQLYYDEYNLTGAKNFLSQASLFGDRNILIIKTDTTIPKKDLDQLVQLCHKNEGNFFIFQFFGEDKKAKNMEKSFSPKVSANFVRFFRPNQGEALMLLDNAAKDKAIKISKFALAHLFQLEDEDIGLCINDLDKLAILDKEIEVSDIDNVIYGVGTVSMDKFITELLQKKDISHTYTKLMESGSADEVRIINAIQTQLAQLFMFQAYIKTHGKFNPKEILGYPLPPQIANERSRLCMMIDLTSYKAMLDLLFESELKLKKMQNIDKNALLLSTLIKLQTFL; encoded by the coding sequence ATGTATAAGAGAGAATTTGAAAACCTTCTGCACCAAAACACCTTACCAAAATCAATCCTCTTTTATGGAAGTTGTCTCTATCAAAATAATCTTTTTATGTCCAAAATGCTCTCGAAACTTGATGTCAGACCAGAAGAAAAATTACAACTTTATTATGATGAATACAATCTCACCGGAGCCAAAAATTTTCTCTCCCAAGCATCACTTTTTGGAGATCGCAATATCTTGATTATCAAAACCGATACCACCATCCCCAAAAAAGATTTGGATCAATTAGTCCAATTGTGTCATAAAAATGAAGGAAATTTTTTTATTTTTCAATTTTTTGGCGAAGATAAAAAAGCCAAAAATATGGAAAAATCATTTTCTCCCAAAGTCAGTGCTAATTTTGTCAGATTTTTTCGTCCCAATCAAGGGGAAGCATTGATGCTCTTAGACAATGCGGCCAAAGACAAAGCGATAAAAATCAGCAAATTTGCACTTGCCCATCTCTTTCAACTCGAAGATGAAGATATCGGACTGTGCATTAATGATCTTGATAAACTGGCTATTCTTGACAAAGAAATCGAAGTATCAGACATTGACAATGTGATTTATGGAGTCGGGACGGTCAGTATGGACAAATTTATCACGGAATTATTACAAAAAAAAGATATTTCCCATACCTATACAAAACTCATGGAATCAGGAAGCGCTGATGAAGTTCGCATCATCAATGCCATTCAAACGCAATTAGCGCAACTTTTTATGTTTCAAGCTTACATCAAAACGCATGGTAAATTTAATCCCAAGGAGATTTTAGGATATCCGCTGCCTCCTCAAATCGCCAATGAACGATCACGTCTTTGCATGATGATTGATCTCACAAGCTACAAAGCGATGCTTGATTTGCTGTTTGAGAGTGAACTCAAACTCAAAAAAATGCAAAATATCGATAAAAACGCACTACTTTTATCTACCTTAATAAAACTTCAAACTTTTTTGTAG